One genomic window of Nakamurella panacisegetis includes the following:
- a CDS encoding ABC transporter ATP-binding protein, whose amino-acid sequence MSMIDVRDLRKVYGNRTVVDGVSFAVDEGEIFGILGPNGAGKTTTVECIGGLRVPDGGTISVAGMDPSKEGREFRETLGFQLQESRLPDKQTVAQALELYSSFYSHPRDWRELLERLGLVEQQKTYFGKLSGGQKQRLSVALALIGNPRVAILDELTTGLDPAARREVWGLLEDLKGTGVTLLLVSHFMEEAERLCDRVVVIDRGRVIAADTPEGLAAGVVADQRMSFVPSAPVDPAFLQGLPDVHTVNVNGDRVVVTGTDNVAAAVIIALHERQVAAARLRVDQPSLDDAFVALTREDENRTNEVTA is encoded by the coding sequence ATGTCAATGATCGATGTCCGCGACCTGCGGAAGGTGTACGGCAACCGAACGGTGGTCGACGGGGTCAGCTTCGCCGTCGACGAGGGCGAGATCTTCGGGATACTCGGACCCAACGGCGCCGGGAAGACGACCACCGTCGAGTGCATCGGCGGTCTCCGGGTGCCCGACGGCGGCACGATCTCGGTGGCCGGGATGGATCCGTCGAAGGAGGGCCGGGAGTTCCGGGAGACTCTGGGATTCCAGCTGCAGGAGTCACGGCTGCCGGACAAGCAGACCGTGGCCCAGGCCCTCGAGTTGTACTCGAGCTTCTACTCCCACCCGCGTGACTGGCGGGAACTGCTGGAGCGGCTGGGCCTGGTCGAGCAGCAGAAGACCTACTTCGGCAAGCTGTCCGGCGGGCAGAAGCAGCGCCTGTCGGTGGCGTTGGCACTGATCGGCAACCCGCGGGTGGCCATTCTCGACGAGCTGACAACCGGCCTCGACCCGGCGGCCCGGCGCGAGGTGTGGGGTCTGCTCGAGGATCTCAAGGGCACCGGCGTCACCCTGCTGCTCGTCTCGCATTTCATGGAGGAGGCCGAGCGCCTGTGTGATCGGGTGGTCGTCATCGACCGTGGGCGGGTCATCGCGGCGGACACGCCGGAAGGTCTGGCCGCCGGGGTCGTCGCCGACCAGCGGATGAGTTTCGTTCCATCCGCCCCGGTCGATCCGGCCTTCCTGCAGGGATTGCCCGACGTGCACACGGTCAACGTGAACGGCGACCGCGTGGTGGTCACCGGAACCGACAACGTGGCCGCCGCCGTCATCATCGCTCTGCACGAACGGCAGGTCGCGGCCGCCCGGCTCCGGGTCGACCAACCCAGTCTGGACGATGCCTTTGTAGCTTTGACCAGGGAAGACGAAAACCGGACGAACGAGGTGACGGCATGA
- a CDS encoding Fur family transcriptional regulator, whose product MAETEDFEQMLRRAALRVTRPRLAVLEAVHAHPHVDTDAIIAALHEFSPDVSRQAVYNCLHALADAGLVRRIQPAGSVARYESRVGDNHHHMVCRSCNVIVDVDCAVGEAPCLTPSDDAGFLVDEAEVTYWGLCADCSADQARAPIPTQPNSPAVRRSKPVIPEGFPRV is encoded by the coding sequence ATGGCCGAGACCGAAGACTTCGAGCAGATGCTGCGGCGGGCTGCCCTGCGGGTGACCCGGCCGCGGCTGGCCGTGCTCGAAGCCGTCCACGCACATCCGCACGTGGATACCGACGCGATCATCGCTGCCCTGCACGAGTTCTCGCCCGACGTCTCACGTCAAGCGGTCTACAACTGCCTGCACGCCCTGGCCGACGCCGGTCTGGTCCGGCGCATCCAGCCGGCCGGATCGGTGGCTCGATACGAGTCACGGGTCGGGGACAACCACCATCACATGGTCTGCCGATCGTGCAACGTCATCGTCGATGTCGACTGCGCCGTCGGCGAGGCTCCGTGTCTGACCCCGTCCGATGACGCCGGCTTCCTCGTCGACGAGGCCGAGGTCACCTACTGGGGTCTGTGCGCCGACTGCTCGGCCGACCAGGCCCGGGCGCCCATCCCGACCCAACCGAACTCACCCGCCGTACGCCGCAGCAAACCCGTCATCCCGGAAGGATTCCCACGTGTCTGA